AAATAAGCAAAATTATGCAGACAGTATTACCCAGGTATTAAAAAAGCAGTTACCCCCAAGCAGCAAGCGCTTCTCCGATAGTTTAGTGAATCTTGCAAAACATACAAAATCTGATAGTTTGAGGGCTCGTGTTTTCTTTAAACTAGGTTTCTATTGGCGCGACATAAACCGTACAGTTGCTAAAAAGTATTTAGTTACAGGTTTTAAGTACGGAGCTAAATATCCCTATGTAAAAGCCGTTTATTACCATTATCTGGGCGCTTATTATTATCCTGTCGATGCAACAAAAAGTGAACTTAATTATATTGAAGCTGATAAACAGTTATCGAAATTTAATACTGACGAAGCATATTTTTTAAGAGCAAAAGGCTGGGGGAATTACGCTAATTTACAGCAACAAAAAGGCGATGAGCTTCTTATGGCAGAAATCCTGTTAAATAAATGCATCCCCTTAATAAAAAAAGCAGGAGTAAACGAATTTTTAGCCAAGTACTATGAAGATCTGGCATCTGTATTCATGAATCAAAAACAGTATGATAAGGCAGAAAAATATTTTCTATTGGCTATTGCTACTTTCGAAAAAATAGAGCTGTGGGATGTTGTTCACTTATATGATGCTTACATCGGAACAACAGAAAACTATTTGTATAACAACAAAATAACGGAAGCCAAAAGAACTTTAGAAAAAGCTAAAAATTTAATGCCGAAATGTAATGATAGTTTAAGTCATACTGAATATTATCTGGCTGAATGCATATTTTATAGAGAAAATAAAGCCTATGATAAATCACTCCAAAGCGCAAATACCGGGCTTAAAATTGCGGTTAAAATAAACGACGAGTACCAAATAGAAGTCCTGAATATACAAAAATACAAAACACTCATCGCGTATGGCCGTTATCAGCAAGCTGCTGCGCTGATTGAGGATATCGTTCGGAAAAACAGTTCAAAATCACCAACAAATATCTTAGCCTGTTTTTATGATCTCTCAGAAGTATATGATAAAATGGGGGACCGCAATACTGCTTATGTGTGGCTTAAAAAGTATAGTGTTTTAAATGATAGTTTAAATAAACAAGAGGTTTTGCGAAAGATCAACGCCCTTGAAATAAAATTCAAGACAGCTGAAAACGAAAAAACCATCATGAACCTCAACGCTGAAAACGAAAAGACAAAGCTCATCACAAGAAACAGTAGATTAGCAAACTGGCTCTTGGCTTTAATCAGTCTGTTTTTGTTAATTCTGGCTATTGTAGGTTGGTTCTTTTTTCGCAACAGTAAAAAACTGGCCATACAGAAAGACTTAAACCATCAACAAGATTTAAAAGATATTTATAGCCAGCAGCATATTCAATTGGTAGAAGTAATGTTAAATGCTAAAGAAGATGAACAAAATAGAGTAGCCAGAGATTTGCATGATGGGGTTGGAGGTATGCTTGCGGTTTCAAAAATGAATCTGGCACATTATATTAATGAAAGTAACAATAACGATTCAGACCTTCAAAATGTTGTTGTTCACCTGGAAAACACGATGAAGGAGCTTAGGCGTGTAGCGCATAACATGATGCCCGAAATGTTGATTAGATTGGGACTAGAAGCATCGTTAAGAGATTTATGCGAATCAATAGCTTCAGATAAATTAAAGGTAGAATTTCAGTGCCTCGGTATAGGTAATAATTTAAAATCACGCGAACAAATCAATATTTATCGGATTGTGCAGGAAGCAATGGCCAATGCTGCAAAACATTCCAATGCTAAGAACCTATTGCTGCAATGTTCTCAAAACAAAAACATATTTTTTATAACCATTGAAGATGATGGGAAAGGTTTTGATACAAGTCATATCGATATCGTTAAGGGGATAGGCGTTCGAAATATAAAAAGCCGTGTAGAATACTTAAAAGGAAAAATTGAAATTTTGTCGCAAGAAAATAAATCTGGTACCTCCATTAATATAGAATTGTATGTTACAGCCTAAAACCACCGTAGCCATAGTAGACGATCACCCAATCATAATAGAAGGCTTGATTAAATTGCTGCATAAAACATCCACTTTCGAAATTGTTGGTGGTTTTACGAGTGGGCAGGAGTTTATTTCCGCTTTAAAGCTAAGGCCTGTAAAAATTGTTTTATTGGATATTATACTCCCTGATATTAGCGGAATAGATATATGCAAAGAAATAAAAACCATCGCGCCTGATACCGTGGTTTTGGCCTTTAGCAACCATCAGGAAAGAAGTGCTATAATGAAAATGTTAGCCAACGGCGCCAATGGATATATCCTTAAAGACGCACCTATTGATGAAATTGTAAACTGCATCAACATGGCATTAAACGGACATATTGCCTTTAGCAAGGCGATAAGTGAAATTATTTCCAAACCGCTTTCAGATGATAATCAAGGCATTGCTAATTTAACAGTACGTGAAAAAGAAATTCTAAAACTAATTGCTACTGGTTTAAACACAAATGGTATAGCAGAACTATTGTTTCTGAGCAAGTTTACTGTAGAAAACCACAGGAAAAATCTATTACAAAAAATGAAAGCCAAAAATGTTGCCGACTTAATGCGGATTGCTACCCAGGAAGGCTTACTTTAAAATATCCAATCGTGACTTTTCCCAGAAACCTTTTTCATCAAAAATTTTTAGATAGGAGCTAAATGGTTTGTTAGCATGATAAAGTTGGTACAGCTTATCGGTTAGCGCCGTGAGGAAGTTGAAGAAAATTAAAAACTCTTCTTTTGAGTTATAAAGCCCGCCCATTCGTTCAATATCCATTTTAACTTTTTTCCATCACAAGTGGTGATCGAAAATTCTAGGTAGGGAGTATCCACATCTGTTTTATTGTAATAGTCGAGCGGTAGCCCTCCCAACAACCCTATTTCTCTTACAGGAACCCAAATGCAGTTGATTTCAGAAAATAACACAGAACCGAAACAAGAACTGGAAAAGCCCTCGTTACTTAATGAAATAATTTCCGCCGACCTTCTTCGGGGTGCCAATTTAAACAGATTGTAAATCGCCATTAACGTTAATGGTAATAAGATCAGCAATAGCCAGGCTGGGAAAAGCGGGTGCGAATCTGGTAGTAAAACGATTGTTATGCCTGCTAATGGAATGGTTAGTAATGTTGTAAAAAACCAAAACAATAATATTGAGGTTTTTTTACTGTTATTAAAACGGAAGCGATAAATATGCATAAAATGACTACTCTATCGGTTAAATTTATTTTAGATGAGTCTGTTAAAGATAAGCTAAATAAAATTGTTATATCTTAAAATTGGGTGAACAGGTTATTGCCTATCGATCAAATAAGTATTAGTTATGAATTTAAACAGCTGTAATGACTACTACGTAATCGGCATTTCTGATATCCTTGCCGATTTCCGAAGCTTTTTTCCGTTGTTTTAATATCATTTTAGTATATTGGGATAATCAAAAAAAGGACGATACCCCAAATCCATCCATCTTGATTAAAAGTTCCAAAATAAATAATCCAAAATCCACCTTTACGCCGCATTTACTCCACGTTTAAGCCACCTTCCGGCCAGGTCTGCTTATGGCTTGCTATATACATGCTTCACACCTGCATTAATAGAGTTAGGGTATCGTTGCAGATCAGGTTAGTTAAAGATTTGCTTCGCTTTAACTCTAGCGGTTAACAATAGCTAAAAAAAGGTAAAGAGAAAGTTATCTTCTGGTAAGGTTGGTGTACAGCTGTGTCAGAGCAGCCTGGATAAAGTGACAGCAAACGGCAGTTCTGGATTTTAGCGCAGTGAATCTCCTTTTAGACAAAAAAACTCACAAAAATGTGAGGTTTCTTGTGATCCCGCCGGTATCTGCACCTAATGCCAAAAGAGAAGAATTATTTTAATCTGTACTATTTTTATTAATACCAACTCAGGTCATTTAGTTTTACCGTGCCACTTAAGTTGAGCGTTTTGATATTCGAATCATAGCACCTGCAGGTTTCAAGATTGGCAAGGCCCCGGATATCCAGCGCAGGGATGGGATTGGAATAAGCTCTGAAGAATTTCAGCCTGGGCATTGCTCTAAGGTCGATAGGATGTGCTATTTGATTCCTAGACATCCAGATATCGAGCATTTCAGGGCAATTGTTGAATTTTATTTCCTGGAGTGAATTATCATTCACCTCCAATTGCAGTAGTGAGGTATGATTACTTACATCCAACCGGGTAAGCAGATTCCACCCCAGGCTTAAAATGACTAATTTTTTCAGGTGAGAAACATCGATACTCCTGAGCTTGTTCTTGTGGCAACTGATATTCACCAGGCTATCGCAGCCTTTTGTCAGAATGGTTTCCAACTGGTTGTCAAAACCATATATAAATTTGAGTTTTTTCATACCCGAAACGTCTACCGTTTTCACTTTGTTTTCGTGAAAGCCAAAATCCACCAGGTTGATAAAGCTTTTGATGCCTTCCAGTGAAACTATATCGGATTTGGTAGTATACAATACAGTCACCTTTCTGGCTTCTTCTACCTGGATTTCTCCGTCTCCATTGGTATCAACACCTTGCTCAATAATACTTCTTTTGAAATTCGCGTCAGGTATACGTACAATCTGTGCGATGGTTCTTATCGATAAAGCCATGAATAAGGCACAGCCTGCCATTATTTTTGTGGTCATGTCTGGTAATTTTAGAGTGTAAGATTAATAACCTGCCCATTGGTACCGATCTCTACAATTTTCGCAAGGTTCTCGTCGGTCTGGTACAGGTAGCGGGTTTTTTCCATGATGGCCCGACTGCCTTGTCCCACCTGTATCCCAAGACCATTGTAGGTGGTCGTAGTTTCAGTACCTACTTGCTTTTCACCATTACCTACCTTGGTTTGTACGACCCTTGTTTGCAGATAATACTTGCCCGGATTCAGCCCTTTGAATTCAAAGCTGCCATCTGCACCGATCATAGTCAATATCCGGTAGCTAAAGGCTTCGTCTGAGAGGTATATCGCTTTCTTACCCTTTTTGTCTTTCTTTTTGAGTTCGAGAAATTCGAGGAAATAATCAGTGCAGGGATATAGCTCTACCAGGTTGACCATGTAGTTACTTTTTTTAGATACAAAGCCCTTAATGGTGCAGGTACCGTCTTTGCCGATCATGGCTTCAGCTTCTACTTTGTTAAAGGGGGTGTTCGGGCTAGTTACTTTAGGTGTCTTTTGCGCCTGTAGCTGGAAAACTAGCGGGATCAATATGGTTACCAAACCTATAGATCGTGTATTCATATTTTAGGGATTATATATTAGATAGTTGCAATATGTAAATGTGCTGTTATGCAGGTATTTAAAAATATAAGCCGCTAGGGGTTCCTGAAGCTACTCTGCACTTATATTCAATACTTATAGTTTTTGGATAAACCTTAGTGAGGACCTCTGCCTTATCTTTTTTGCGGGATACGAAGGTCAATATCATTGTAGAGATTAGCGCGGAAAATAAAAAAAGTCTTGTTTTCATGATTATCGATCTAAAATTTCAGAGTTTTAATAGCAAAGGTGGAACACTTAGAAATGATAATCGCCCCACGAGGCTTCGTGGCACCTCTTATTGGTTTGTAATAATGAGTTAGTTAAAGTGGATTTGTATTTTAACTAACTGATAATAAATGAAATAAATCGATTTTACAAGTGTGTACATATAGTTTTGATTTTTTCCATCAGCAATTATTTTTACACATTCATCTATCCTAAGCGAATTGATATAGTCGTAAAAACTCTTCTTAAATTTAGAATTGATGACTTGCGTGGGGATTTCAGGGATCAGTTATCAAATTCTTTTTCTGCAGTTTTGCGGAAAAATATATCTGATTCTTTCAAAATCCACTCTGCACGAGCAATCTTTCAAAAATTCGGGAACCTATTTAAACAAATTTACATTGCCTGCATAGGTTCCCGAAAGGGTTGACATGATATGACCAGAAATAGGATGAAAATTTGCCGAAACTGGCTGTTTTGCTATGATAAAAACAAAAAAACCTCACATTTCTGTGAGGTTTCTTGTGATCCCGCTGGGATTCGAACCCAGGACCACTACATTAAAAGTGTAATGCTCTACCAGCTGAGCTACGGAATCATTTCCTTTTGTTTAAGGAGGTGCAAATATAGGGATTTATCCTTTCCTTGCAAACATTTTTTAAAAATGTTTTTGATGTTTTTTTCTGAGGTTAAAAATAGCCACTCTAACTACTTGATTTTAAATTTTCTACAATCAAAATTAACCTTAAAATTTATTTTATCCCATCAACAATCCACATTACTTACTGGCTTTAGGGATAAAGTTTAAAAATGATTGGAATTGTGCTTTGTGCTTATTTTTATCCAGTTTAAAATAAAAAGCACCACGACGCGAGCTTGATTTATCCTTATCAGCCTGTTTGATTAATAATCCACTGGCTGTAATCTTACGGATAAAATTTCGGTTATCAATTGGCGAATCGTAAACCTGTTCGTACAAGGCCTGAAGTTGTGGTATGGTAAACCGCTTGGGCAATAGCTCAAACAAAATAGGATGTAAGGCAGCCTGATAGCGAATTTTATCCATCGCTGCCTTAACCATCACATCGTGGTCGAAAATTAGTTCTGGAACTTCTTTAAGTTTGAACCACTCAGCATGATATTGGTCGTTTATCTGTTTATGGTATTTATTGATGTCTATCAGTGCAAAATAAACTACTGAAACTGTTCGTTCAATAGGGTCGCGATCTGGGTGGCCATATGCATGCAACTGTTCCAGATATACATCGTGTAAACCGGTTAATTCCAGTAAAATCCTTTTAGCGGCACCGTCAAGATCTTCTTGCTCACCAATAAAACCACCCATCAAACTCCATTGATCTTTTACCGGTTCTATTGCTCTTTTTATCACCAAAAGTTTTAGCTGGTCGCCGTCATAACCAAAAATAATGCAGTCTATTGCAACAAGAACAGGTTTTTGATTTAAATATTTTCCCATATTAAAATAGCGTATTTAGTTTAGCATCGTTATAATCTGTAATATAACCTAAGATATTCGGATAACCTTCAAACTCTTCGATTGTATGTGTGGTGGTTAATACTATACAGGGCATACCTGCATTTAAGGCAGATTCTACACCTTTCGGCGCATCTTCGAAAACCAGGCATTCTGCTGGTGTAATATTCAATGCTTTCGCTGCCTTTAAAAAAGTTTCTGGATCTGGTTTGCTTGTTTTTACATCATCTGCACTAATTATGGCATCCAGATAATGACGGATATTCAAGCCATCTATTACAAAATCTATATTAAAAGGTATTGCTGCAGATCCGATCGCCATTGGGATGTTGGCCTCTTTCGTACGTTCTAAAAATCGGTCTAATCCATCAATCAAAGCCAGGTGCGGCATATAACCTTGTTGATAACGCTTTTCTTTATCGATAGAAAGGCGTTCTATTTCTTCAGCATTAAATTTACCTTTCCCGAAAACACGTTCTAAAACTTCGTGGTTCTTTCCATACATTTCTTTTTTTACGCTTTCGTAATCGAGTCTGGCACCTAAGTCTTCCGTCATAATACTATACCAGGCCAAAGTATGGTATTCCATATCATTAATCATAGTGCCGTTCAAATCGAAAAGAAAAGCTTTAGGCTTAAAATTCAAATCATACATATAGCTGCTAAATTATGTGATTTTTTTTACTGTTGGGAATCCTCTTCTATATTATGAAAAATAATAAGTATAATCGTTACTTTAACGTTAATAAATTTTTCCTACTTTAGCCTTAACCAAAAATAAATTAATATGGAGCCGAGTCTAATTTTGTGCGCAATTGTAGATCCGCTTTCACAAATTTTTAATCCATGAAAAAAATATTCTTTAAGGCTTTGCCCTTCGCTACACTATGTTTAGCCATTTCTTTTACTTCATGTAATCCTAAATCTGATAAGGAAACACAGGCAAACGTAAAAACCGATTCGTTAAAATACAGCAGCACCATTGATGGTAAAGCCGTTAAACTTTACACGTTGAAAAACAAACAAGGTGCTTCGGTATCGATTAGCAATTACGGCGGTAGGGTGGTTTCGCTACTGGTTCCCGATAAAGACAATAAATTAACAGATGTGGTATTGGGTTACGATAGCGTGGGTGCTTACCGTAAAAAAGGCGAGCCGTTTTTTGGGGCCTTAATTGGCCGCTACGGAAACCGTATTGGCAAAGGTAAATTTACTTTAGACGGAAAAGAATACCAGTTACAGCTTAACGATGGGGTAAACACCTTACACGGCGGTACCGATGGCTTTTTCGGCAAAGTGTGGAATGCGAAACAACTGGATAGTACTAAGCTTGAATTGAGCTACGTTTCTAAAGATGGCGAAGCGGGTTATCCGGGTAAACTGGATGTGAAGGTAACTTATACTTTAACCGACGACAATGCGCTGCAAATTGATTACGTAGCAACTACTGATAAAAGCACCATTGTAAACTTAACCAACCACGCTTATTTTAACCTAAACGGCGAAGGTGATAGCACCATTTTAGACCACGAGCTAACCATTGATGCGAATGCTTATACACCAGTTGATTCGA
The nucleotide sequence above comes from Pedobacter riviphilus. Encoded proteins:
- a CDS encoding NUDIX hydrolase, whose translation is MGKYLNQKPVLVAIDCIIFGYDGDQLKLLVIKRAIEPVKDQWSLMGGFIGEQEDLDGAAKRILLELTGLHDVYLEQLHAYGHPDRDPIERTVSVVYFALIDINKYHKQINDQYHAEWFKLKEVPELIFDHDVMVKAAMDKIRYQAALHPILFELLPKRFTIPQLQALYEQVYDSPIDNRNFIRKITASGLLIKQADKDKSSSRRGAFYFKLDKNKHKAQFQSFLNFIPKASK
- a CDS encoding leucine-rich repeat domain-containing protein — its product is MTTKIMAGCALFMALSIRTIAQIVRIPDANFKRSIIEQGVDTNGDGEIQVEEARKVTVLYTTKSDIVSLEGIKSFINLVDFGFHENKVKTVDVSGMKKLKFIYGFDNQLETILTKGCDSLVNISCHKNKLRSIDVSHLKKLVILSLGWNLLTRLDVSNHTSLLQLEVNDNSLQEIKFNNCPEMLDIWMSRNQIAHPIDLRAMPRLKFFRAYSNPIPALDIRGLANLETCRCYDSNIKTLNLSGTVKLNDLSWY
- a CDS encoding aldose epimerase family protein, encoding MKKIFFKALPFATLCLAISFTSCNPKSDKETQANVKTDSLKYSSTIDGKAVKLYTLKNKQGASVSISNYGGRVVSLLVPDKDNKLTDVVLGYDSVGAYRKKGEPFFGALIGRYGNRIGKGKFTLDGKEYQLQLNDGVNTLHGGTDGFFGKVWNAKQLDSTKLELSYVSKDGEAGYPGKLDVKVTYTLTDDNALQIDYVATTDKSTIVNLTNHAYFNLNGEGDSTILDHELTIDANAYTPVDSTLIPTGKLQPVAGTAFDFNKAKLIGKQIGDNDEQLKFGKGYDHNFALTHHDGKTPVAVVKSAKTGIILSVITTEPGLQFYSGNFLTGVDKDGKGGKSYPHRSAFCLETQHFPDAPNHPNFASTVLKPGETYKTSTTYKFSK
- a CDS encoding HAD family hydrolase gives rise to the protein MYDLNFKPKAFLFDLNGTMINDMEYHTLAWYSIMTEDLGARLDYESVKKEMYGKNHEVLERVFGKGKFNAEEIERLSIDKEKRYQQGYMPHLALIDGLDRFLERTKEANIPMAIGSAAIPFNIDFVIDGLNIRHYLDAIISADDVKTSKPDPETFLKAAKALNITPAECLVFEDAPKGVESALNAGMPCIVLTTTHTIEEFEGYPNILGYITDYNDAKLNTLF
- a CDS encoding tetratricopeptide repeat-containing sensor histidine kinase produces the protein MKIKICIVCFLFFFSKVYAQSSSNKQNYADSITQVLKKQLPPSSKRFSDSLVNLAKHTKSDSLRARVFFKLGFYWRDINRTVAKKYLVTGFKYGAKYPYVKAVYYHYLGAYYYPVDATKSELNYIEADKQLSKFNTDEAYFLRAKGWGNYANLQQQKGDELLMAEILLNKCIPLIKKAGVNEFLAKYYEDLASVFMNQKQYDKAEKYFLLAIATFEKIELWDVVHLYDAYIGTTENYLYNNKITEAKRTLEKAKNLMPKCNDSLSHTEYYLAECIFYRENKAYDKSLQSANTGLKIAVKINDEYQIEVLNIQKYKTLIAYGRYQQAAALIEDIVRKNSSKSPTNILACFYDLSEVYDKMGDRNTAYVWLKKYSVLNDSLNKQEVLRKINALEIKFKTAENEKTIMNLNAENEKTKLITRNSRLANWLLALISLFLLILAIVGWFFFRNSKKLAIQKDLNHQQDLKDIYSQQHIQLVEVMLNAKEDEQNRVARDLHDGVGGMLAVSKMNLAHYINESNNNDSDLQNVVVHLENTMKELRRVAHNMMPEMLIRLGLEASLRDLCESIASDKLKVEFQCLGIGNNLKSREQINIYRIVQEAMANAAKHSNAKNLLLQCSQNKNIFFITIEDDGKGFDTSHIDIVKGIGVRNIKSRVEYLKGKIEILSQENKSGTSINIELYVTA
- a CDS encoding response regulator — encoded protein: MLQPKTTVAIVDDHPIIIEGLIKLLHKTSTFEIVGGFTSGQEFISALKLRPVKIVLLDIILPDISGIDICKEIKTIAPDTVVLAFSNHQERSAIMKMLANGANGYILKDAPIDEIVNCINMALNGHIAFSKAISEIISKPLSDDNQGIANLTVREKEILKLIATGLNTNGIAELLFLSKFTVENHRKNLLQKMKAKNVADLMRIATQEGLL